A window of the Brassica napus cultivar Da-Ae chromosome A2, Da-Ae, whole genome shotgun sequence genome harbors these coding sequences:
- the LOC106413937 gene encoding type IV inositol polyphosphate 5-phosphatase 3-like — MSSSVAEPAGTMKKSYRCQKFQRLWAKLVMRKWLNRSASEPDYGADTEDESENVDVGLENYYSSSDEDGEISSTRRSESTQSRVCENGEDAMAAAAAAEFINNDAPMKLRRRNSETFRAQYINNKEIRVCVGTWSVGGTSPPSDLDIDDWIEINSPADIYVIGLQEVVPLNAGNILGGEDNRPVAKWEEVIREALNRVRPKHSAVKSYSDPPSPGRFKPFEETHDVIEEEVGYENDSDSGVEIHPIDEEDVEEEEDSELKHDGGVISEVNTLVDLKSGLPVVEINRQFSSQLDRQVYLRSNSFEKRRNHDDSSKTGMKTLNRMLSGQERIGLSWPEPPLNMLGPSSVLDRQPSIKTYTSLQTLKSFKAYNSFKSVAGHCTGIPPEVVALASMDLKSLMERKRRPAYVRLVSKKMVGILLTIWVKRSMRKHIQNVRVSTVGVGIMGYIGNKGAVSVSMSINQTFFCFICTHLTAGEREVDQIKRNSDVHEIHKRTVFHSVSALGLPKHIYDHERIIWLGDLNYRLNLSYEKTRDLISKKEWSKLLEYDQLVKEYKKGRAFDGWSEGTLQFAPTYKYQANSEEYTGANGKATLRKPAWCDRILSYGKGMRLVHYHRTEHKFSDHRPVTATYMAEVEVFSTRKLQRMLTFTDAEIEDESLVAVVV; from the exons ATGTCGTCTTCAGTTGCTGAACCTGCCGGGACGATGAAGAAAAGCTACCGTTGTCAGAAATTTCAG AGACTATGGGCAAAGCTGGTGATGAGGAAGTGGTTGAACAGAAGTGCTAGTGAGCCTGACTATGGTGCCGATACTGAAGACGAATCCGAAAACGTCGACGTTGGACTTGAAAACTATTACTCCAGCTCCGATGAAg ATGGTGAAATATCTAGCACGCGAAGAAGTGAATCTACTCAATCAAGGGTATGTGAAAACGGGGAGGATGCCATGGCCGCCGCAGCTGCCGCGGAGTTTATTAACAATG atgcTCCAATGAAGTTAAGGAGAAGAAACTCGGAAACATTTAGAGCACAGTATATTAACAACAAAGAAATAAG AGTATGTGTTGGTACGTGGAGCGTAGGAGGAACATCACCACCTTCTGATCTTGACATCGATGACTGGATCGAAATTAATTCTCCTGCTGATATTTACGTCATTGG TTTACAAGAGGTTGTACCTTTGAATGCTGGAAACATACTTGGAGGGGAAGATAATCGACCGGTGGCGAAATGGGAAGAAGTAATCAGAGAAGCATTGAACAGAGTCAGACCAAAACACTCGGCGGTTAAAAGTTACAGTGATCCACCATCTCCAGGGAGATTCAAACCATTTGAGGAAACACACGATGTTATAGAGGAAGAAGTAGGGTACGAGAATGATAGTGACTCTGGCGTTGAGATTCACCCTATTGACGAGGAggatgtagaagaagaagaagatagcgAGTTAAAACATGACGGTGGAGTTATCAGCGAAGTCAACACACTCGTTGACCTGAAGTCCGGTTTGCCGGTTGTTGAGATCAACAGGCAGTTCTCTTCTCAGCTAGACAGACAAGTCTATTTACGTTCTAATAGCTTTGAGAAGAGGAGGAACCATGATGATTCCTCTAAAACCGGTATGAAAACGCTAAACCGGATGCTGAGTGGGCAAGAAAGGATCGGTTTAAGTTGGCCTGAACCGCCTTTGAACATGTTAGGACCATCAAGCGTTCTCGATAGACAGCCGTCCATTAAGACATATACCTCCTTACAGACATTAAAGTCTTTCAAGGCTTACAATTCGTTTAAGTCTGTAGCTGGACACTGCACTGGGATTCCGCCGGAGGTAGTGGCTCTAGCGTCCATGGACCTGAAGTCGCTAATGGAGAGGAAACGAAGACCGGCTTATGTGAGGCTAGTGAGTAAGAAAATGGTTGGGATCCTTTTGACCATTTGGGTTAAACGAAGCATGCGAAAACACATTCAAAACGTAAGAGTCTCTACTGTTGGAGTTGGCATCATGGGATATATTGGTAACAAG GGAGCTGTGTCTGTGAGTATGTCGATAAACCAGACGTTCTTCTGTTTCATATGCACTCATTTGACGGCAGGAGAAAGAGAAGTTGATCAGATCAAGAGGAACTCCGATGTTCATGAAATACATAAAAGAACAGTCTTTCACTCTGTCTCAGCACTTGGACTTCCTAAGCATATCTACGACCACGa AAGAATAATCTGGTTAGGCGATCTTAACTATCGGCTTAATTTATCGTATGAGAAAACCAGAGACCTCATCTCCAAGAAAGAATGGTCCAAGTTACTTGAATATGATCAG CTGGTAAAGGAATACAAGAAAGGTCGAGCATTTGACGGATGGTCAGAAGGAACCCTACAATTTGCACCTACCTATAAGTACCAAGCAAATTCAGAGGAGTACACTGGGGCCAATGGAAAGGCAACACTGAGAAAACCAGCTTGGTGTGACAGAATACTATCTTATGGTAAAGGGATGAGGTTGGTTCATTACCACCGAACCGAGCATAAATTCTCAGATCATCGTCCGGTTACAGCAACATACATGGCTGAAGTCGAGGTGTTTTCCACGAGAAAGCTTCAGCGAATGTTGACATTTACGGATGCTGAGATAGAAGACGAGTCACTTGTGGCCGTAGTCGTTTAA
- the LOC106411731 gene encoding carboxypeptidase SOL1 isoform X1, whose amino-acid sequence MIKLRFVQSLLFFTAICVFLPKIAARGGHSDYIQPGDGNASFHGTARHLFAQEEKRPSVELTRGYMTNADLEKAMKDFTKRCSKISRLYSIGKSVNGFPLWVIEISDRPGEIEAEPAFKYIGNVHGDEPVGRELLLRLANWICDNYEKDPLAKLIVENVHLHILPSLNPDGFSVRRRNNANNVDLNRDFPDQFFLINEDLSLRQPETTAIMNWLREIRFTASATLHGGALVANFPWDGTEDKRKYYYGCPDDQTFRFLASLYSKSHRNMSFSIEFEDGITNGASWYPIYGGMQDWNYIHGGCFELTLEISDNKWPRASELPTIWEYNRKSMLNLVASLVKTGVHGRIFSLDQGKPLPGLVVVKGINYTVKAHQAYADYHRLLEPGKIYEVTASSPGYKPKTTTVWLGENAVTADFILIPEASYGGKLLRSSCDCSYGQPLLLTRFFTETNNGITFALVVVVAFLFFLLQRRVRSNLWKQRQSSRRSITV is encoded by the exons ATGATCAAGCTCAGATTCGTTCAAAGTCTCCTCTTTTTCACGGCGATCTGCGTTTTCCTTCCGAAGATCGCCGCTAGAGGCGGCCACTCCGACTACATCCAGCCAG gtgATGGAAATGCTAGTTTTCATGGTACTGCGAGGCACTTATTTGCGCAAGAAGAAAAGCGACCGAG TGTGGAACTGACTCGAGGGTACATGACGAATGCTGATCTTGAGAAAGCAATGAAAGATTTCACCAAGAGATGCAGCAAGATCTCCAGATTATACAG CATCGGGAAGAGTGTCAATGGGTTTCCTTTG TGGGTCATAGAGATATCAGACAGGCCTGGAGAGATTGAGGCTGAACCTGCATTCAAG TACATTGGGAATGTGCATGGAGACGAACCTGTAGGGCGTGAGCTCTTATTACGTCTTGCAAACTGGATTTGTGATAACTATGAGAAAGATCCGTTG GCTAAGTTGATTGTAGAAAACGTTCACCTACATATACTGCCATCACTGAATCCAGATGGCTTTTCAGTCAGGAGACGTAACAATGCAAACAATGTTGATCTAAATCGCGACTTCCCTGACCAG TTCTTTCTCATAAACGAGGACTTGAGTTTGAGGCAACCTGAAACTACGGCAATTATGAATTGGCTGAGAGAGATACGATTCACAGCGTCAGCTACTTTGCATGGG GGCGCACTGGTCGCAAATTTTCCATGGGATGGTACGGAGGATAAGAG GAAATACTATTATGGGTGTCCTGATGATCAGACATTCCGGTTCTTGGCGAGTCTATACAGCAAATCTCACCGTAACATGTCTTTCAGCATAGAGTTTGAGGATGGAATCACAAATGGAGCATCCTG GTACCCAATATATGGTGGGATGCAGGACTGGAATTACATACATGGAGGATGCTTTGAGTTGACTCTGGAAATAAGTGACAACAAGTGGCCTCGTGCCTCAGAG CTTCCCACGATTTGGGAGTACAACAGAAAGAGCATGCTGAATCTTGTTGCTAGCTTAGTGAAG ACAGGAGTTCATGGTCGGATCTTTTCATTAGACCAGGGGAAGCCGCTGCCTGGGCTTGTTGTGGTCAAGGGAATCAACTATACG GTTAAAGCCCATCAAGCCTACGCAGACTACCACCGGTTGCTTGAACCTGGAAAAATATATGAAG TCACAGCGTCCTCTCCTGGATATAAACCGAAGACAACAACTGTTTGGTTAGGCGAAAACGCTGTCACCGCTGATTTCATTCTCATCCCAGAAGCAAGTTATGGAGGCAAACTTCTGAGAAGCAGCTGTGACTGTAGCTACGGTCAGCCGTTACTTCTAACGCGCTTTTTCACGGAGACTAATAACGGAATCACGTTTGCGCTTGTGGTGGTTGTAGCTTTCCTCTTCTTTTTGTTGCAAAGAAGAGTGAGATCTAACCTGTGGAAGCAAAGACAATCCTCTAGGAGATCAATAACAGTATGA
- the LOC106411731 gene encoding carboxypeptidase SOL1 isoform X2, with translation MIKLRFVQSLLFFTAICVFLPKIAARGGHSDYIQPGDGNASFHGTARHLFAQEEKRPSVELTRGYMTNADLEKAMKDFTKRCSKISRLYKGFLERPFSIGKSVNGFPLWVIEISDRPGEIEAEPAFKYIGNVHGDEPVGRELLLRLANWICDNYEKDPLAKLIVENVHLHILPSLNPDGFSVRRRNNANNVDLNRDFPDQFFLINEDLSLRQPETTAIMNWLREIRFTASATLHGGALVANFPWDGTEDKRKYYYGCPDDQTFRFLASLYSKSHRNMSFSIEFEDGITNGASWYPIYGGMQDWNYIHGGCFELTLEISDNKWPRASELPTIWEYNRKSMLNLVASLVKTGVHGRIFSLDQGKPLPGLVVVKGINYTVKAHQAYADYHRLLEPGKIYEVTASSPGYKPKTTTVWLGENAVTADFILIPEASYGGKLLRSSCDCSYGQPLLLTRFFTETNNGITFALVVVVAFLFFLLQRRVRSNLWKQRQSSRRSITV, from the exons ATGATCAAGCTCAGATTCGTTCAAAGTCTCCTCTTTTTCACGGCGATCTGCGTTTTCCTTCCGAAGATCGCCGCTAGAGGCGGCCACTCCGACTACATCCAGCCAG gtgATGGAAATGCTAGTTTTCATGGTACTGCGAGGCACTTATTTGCGCAAGAAGAAAAGCGACCGAG TGTGGAACTGACTCGAGGGTACATGACGAATGCTGATCTTGAGAAAGCAATGAAAGATTTCACCAAGAGATGCAGCAAGATCTCCAGATTATACA AGGGTTTTCTGGAACGTCCTTTCAGCATCGGGAAGAGTGTCAATGGGTTTCCTTTG TGGGTCATAGAGATATCAGACAGGCCTGGAGAGATTGAGGCTGAACCTGCATTCAAG TACATTGGGAATGTGCATGGAGACGAACCTGTAGGGCGTGAGCTCTTATTACGTCTTGCAAACTGGATTTGTGATAACTATGAGAAAGATCCGTTG GCTAAGTTGATTGTAGAAAACGTTCACCTACATATACTGCCATCACTGAATCCAGATGGCTTTTCAGTCAGGAGACGTAACAATGCAAACAATGTTGATCTAAATCGCGACTTCCCTGACCAG TTCTTTCTCATAAACGAGGACTTGAGTTTGAGGCAACCTGAAACTACGGCAATTATGAATTGGCTGAGAGAGATACGATTCACAGCGTCAGCTACTTTGCATGGG GGCGCACTGGTCGCAAATTTTCCATGGGATGGTACGGAGGATAAGAG GAAATACTATTATGGGTGTCCTGATGATCAGACATTCCGGTTCTTGGCGAGTCTATACAGCAAATCTCACCGTAACATGTCTTTCAGCATAGAGTTTGAGGATGGAATCACAAATGGAGCATCCTG GTACCCAATATATGGTGGGATGCAGGACTGGAATTACATACATGGAGGATGCTTTGAGTTGACTCTGGAAATAAGTGACAACAAGTGGCCTCGTGCCTCAGAG CTTCCCACGATTTGGGAGTACAACAGAAAGAGCATGCTGAATCTTGTTGCTAGCTTAGTGAAG ACAGGAGTTCATGGTCGGATCTTTTCATTAGACCAGGGGAAGCCGCTGCCTGGGCTTGTTGTGGTCAAGGGAATCAACTATACG GTTAAAGCCCATCAAGCCTACGCAGACTACCACCGGTTGCTTGAACCTGGAAAAATATATGAAG TCACAGCGTCCTCTCCTGGATATAAACCGAAGACAACAACTGTTTGGTTAGGCGAAAACGCTGTCACCGCTGATTTCATTCTCATCCCAGAAGCAAGTTATGGAGGCAAACTTCTGAGAAGCAGCTGTGACTGTAGCTACGGTCAGCCGTTACTTCTAACGCGCTTTTTCACGGAGACTAATAACGGAATCACGTTTGCGCTTGTGGTGGTTGTAGCTTTCCTCTTCTTTTTGTTGCAAAGAAGAGTGAGATCTAACCTGTGGAAGCAAAGACAATCCTCTAGGAGATCAATAACAGTATGA